From Lepisosteus oculatus isolate fLepOcu1 chromosome 8, fLepOcu1.hap2, whole genome shotgun sequence, one genomic window encodes:
- the jmjd7 gene encoding bifunctional peptidase and (3S)-lysyl hydroxylase JMJD7 isoform X1, with translation MVVMADGLDVLKTCLRHFSEEARELYLNKHVPYLECPPSPLEFYREWIGPNKPCIIRNAFNHWPALCRWSPAYLRERVGSKVISVAVTPNGYADAVCGDRFVMPEERHMPFSSVLDIMERKVESEGVFYVQKQCSNLTEELPELTEDLETHIPWMSEALGKKPDAVNFWLGDSAAVTSLHKDHYENLYCVITGEKHFILIPPSDRPFIPYELYQPATFSQGEDGTFEVVDEQNADKVPWIPVDPLSPDYERYPEYRQARPLSCTVRAGEMLFLPALWFHHVRQSHGCIAVNFWYDMEFDIKYNYFQLLDSLSRAVGQLEKD, from the exons ATGGTTGTCATGGCAGACGGATTGGACGTGCTAAAAACATGCTTAAGACATTTCTCTGAAGAGGCTCGGG AGCTCTACCTGAACAAACATGTGCCATATTTAGAGTGCCCCCCATCTCCTCTGGAGTTTTATCGGGAGTGGATTGGCCCAAACAAACCCTGTATCATTCGCAATGCATTCAACCACTGGCCAGCCTTGTGCAGGTGGAGTCCTGCTTACCTCCG GGAGAGAGTGGGCTCAAAGGTGATCAGTGTCGCTGTCACTCCAAATGGCTATGCCGATGCAGTATGCGGTGATCGATTCGTCATGCCTGAGGAGCGGCACATGCCCTTTTCCTCTGTCCTGGACATCATGGAGCGGAAGGTGGAGAGTGAGGGAGTGTTCTATGTGCAGAAGCAGTGCTCCAACCTGACTGAGGAGCTCCCTGAGCTCACAGAGGACTTGGAAACTCACATCCCCTGGATGAGTGAGGCcctag GGAAGAAGCCTGACGCTGTGAACTTCTGGCTGGGAGACTCTGCTGCTGTTACATCAT TGCACAAGGACCACTATGAGAACTTGTACTGCGTGATCACAGGAGAGAAGCACTTCATTCTCATCCCCCCATCAGACAGGCCCTTCATTCCATATG AGCTGTACCAGCCCGCCACATTCAGCCAGGGGGAAGATGGCACGTTCGAAGTGGTGGATGAGCAGAACGCTGACAAG GTGCCTTGGATTCCTGTGGACCCTCTGAGCCCTGACTATGAGCGTTACCCAGAGTACAGGCAGGCCAGACCTCTGAGCTGTACAGTGAGAGCTGGGGAGATGCTCTTCCTACCTGCGCTGTGGTTCCACCACGTCAGGCAGTCTCATGGCTGCATTGCAG tcaATTTCTGGTATGACATGGAGTTTGATATCAAGTATAACTACTTCCAGCTGTTGGATTCCCTGTCCAGGGCAGTTGGTCAGCTGGAGAAAGACTGA
- the jmjd7 gene encoding bifunctional peptidase and (3S)-lysyl hydroxylase JMJD7 isoform X2, whose product MPEERHMPFSSVLDIMERKVESEGVFYVQKQCSNLTEELPELTEDLETHIPWMSEALGKKPDAVNFWLGDSAAVTSLHKDHYENLYCVITGEKHFILIPPSDRPFIPYELYQPATFSQGEDGTFEVVDEQNADKVPWIPVDPLSPDYERYPEYRQARPLSCTVRAGEMLFLPALWFHHVRQSHGCIAVNFWYDMEFDIKYNYFQLLDSLSRAVGQLEKD is encoded by the exons ATGCCTGAGGAGCGGCACATGCCCTTTTCCTCTGTCCTGGACATCATGGAGCGGAAGGTGGAGAGTGAGGGAGTGTTCTATGTGCAGAAGCAGTGCTCCAACCTGACTGAGGAGCTCCCTGAGCTCACAGAGGACTTGGAAACTCACATCCCCTGGATGAGTGAGGCcctag GGAAGAAGCCTGACGCTGTGAACTTCTGGCTGGGAGACTCTGCTGCTGTTACATCAT TGCACAAGGACCACTATGAGAACTTGTACTGCGTGATCACAGGAGAGAAGCACTTCATTCTCATCCCCCCATCAGACAGGCCCTTCATTCCATATG AGCTGTACCAGCCCGCCACATTCAGCCAGGGGGAAGATGGCACGTTCGAAGTGGTGGATGAGCAGAACGCTGACAAG GTGCCTTGGATTCCTGTGGACCCTCTGAGCCCTGACTATGAGCGTTACCCAGAGTACAGGCAGGCCAGACCTCTGAGCTGTACAGTGAGAGCTGGGGAGATGCTCTTCCTACCTGCGCTGTGGTTCCACCACGTCAGGCAGTCTCATGGCTGCATTGCAG tcaATTTCTGGTATGACATGGAGTTTGATATCAAGTATAACTACTTCCAGCTGTTGGATTCCCTGTCCAGGGCAGTTGGTCAGCTGGAGAAAGACTGA
- the tbpl2 gene encoding TATA box-binding protein-like 2 isoform X2 has protein sequence MDGESSLESYFDHSIANDSSECPYTPMMGYERDLGLQVDPPLHSSSFLSSVGHQQDKDLSEDFSGVDLSFLPDDLTAQDELPQTQGIENTQDSGFYEGGMPGEPAPTVETSQAPPGASPFCPLPMTPMTPMTPMTPVSESSGIVPQLQNIVSTVNLACSLDLKSIALQARNAEYNPKRFAAVIMRIREPRTTALIFSSGKMVCTGAKSEEQSRLAARKYARVVQKLGFPAKFLDFKIQNMVGSCDVCFPIRLEGLVLTHQQFSSGYRLSEKFFACSLNKEL, from the exons ATGGATGGAGAGTCTTCTCTGGAAAGCTATTTTGACCATTCGATTGCAAAT GACTCTTCTGAGTGCCCCTATACCCCCATGATGGGCTATGAGAGGGACCTAGGCCTGCAGGTGGACCCCCCACTCCACAGCTCCTCCTTCCTGTCCTCCGTGGGACACCAGCAGGACAAGGATCTCTCTGAAGATTTCTCTGGGGTTGATCTCAGCTTCCTCCCAGATGACCTCACCGCTCAGGATGAGCTGCCCCAAACTCAGGGGATTGAGAACACACAGGACAGTGGATTCTATGAGGGGGGCATGCCGGGTGAGCCTGCCCCTACTGTAGAGACCAGCCAGGCTCCCCCAGGAGCCTCCCCTTTCTGCCCCCTTCCCATGACCCCGATGACCCCCATGACCCCCATGACGCCGGTGTCTGAAAGTTCCGGAATAGTCCCACAGCTGCA AAACATCGTGTCCACTGTGAACCTGGCGTGCAGTCTGGACCTGAAGTCCATAGCTCTGCAGGCCCGAAATGCCGAGTACAACCCCAAG CGCTTTGCGGCTGTGATCATGAGGATTCGGGAGCCCAGGACCACCGCGCTGATCTTCAGCTCGGGAAAGATGGTCTGCACAGGTGCCAAGAG TGAGGAGCAGTCACGATTAGCTGCCCGGAAGTATGCTCGGGTGGTGCAGAAGCTGGGCTTCCCTGCCAAATTCTTGGACTTCAAGATCCAGAACATGGTGGGCAGCTGTGATGTCTGCTTCCCCATCCGCCTCGAGGGTCTGGTGCTCACTCACCAGCAATTCAGCAG TGGCTACCGTCTTTCAGAGAAATTCTTCGCCTGCAGTCTCAACAAAGAG